One window from the genome of Saccharicrinis carchari encodes:
- a CDS encoding TolC family protein: MRNFIVFIGIFIVSHTYAQQAISLDECRSMALENNKTLKQSRAKYLEAEANKKQARTAYLPKIDGSATASIMPNLDNIEVPAMDIEVNDAGGNATGNVVSFPGITLQTENLKMYSASAAMQIPIYMGGAIRYANKMADKGVEIAQQSYELQTDQVIYNTDEAYWRLAAFKEQLKVASKYYEMLDSLEQQMNDMYELGLSPKSEKLKVTVQKNQAQLNLVRAKNAYKVMMMNLCQIIGLDINSSIEVNAPLNEEPVMLNMQNSVVSAMGKRNELKILDGQVSLSELRKKSISSTYLPQLGAQVSYGYNEIPNLYDGDFTTTAGASLSIPIIHWREKKHKKDVARFQKQQAQYQLDQTRELIEVEVQRSIIQVTEAYESIVLAQKSKGEAIETLDEVSASFDAGLNTTTDVLNAQASWLSANAQLLDALATYEISKTAYYKAIGGLEVSGIQ, translated from the coding sequence ATGAGAAATTTTATAGTATTTATTGGAATATTTATTGTTAGCCATACCTACGCGCAACAAGCTATCTCGCTGGACGAATGTCGCAGCATGGCCCTGGAAAATAATAAAACGCTAAAGCAATCCCGGGCAAAATACCTTGAAGCGGAAGCTAATAAAAAGCAAGCTCGTACAGCGTACCTGCCAAAAATAGACGGTAGTGCTACTGCTTCCATTATGCCAAATCTGGACAATATAGAAGTTCCGGCCATGGATATAGAAGTGAACGATGCCGGGGGCAATGCTACAGGTAATGTGGTTTCTTTTCCGGGTATAACCCTACAAACCGAAAATTTAAAAATGTACAGCGCTTCGGCAGCCATGCAAATTCCCATTTACATGGGAGGTGCCATACGCTATGCCAACAAAATGGCCGACAAGGGCGTAGAAATAGCGCAACAATCCTATGAATTACAAACGGACCAGGTGATTTACAATACCGATGAAGCCTATTGGCGATTGGCAGCTTTTAAAGAACAATTAAAGGTTGCAAGCAAGTATTACGAAATGCTGGACTCGCTGGAACAACAGATGAATGATATGTACGAACTGGGATTGAGTCCGAAAAGTGAAAAACTAAAAGTGACCGTTCAGAAAAATCAAGCCCAGCTAAATCTGGTACGTGCTAAGAATGCCTATAAGGTGATGATGATGAATTTGTGCCAAATAATTGGTCTGGACATCAACAGCAGCATTGAAGTAAACGCCCCCTTAAACGAGGAACCCGTAATGCTGAACATGCAAAACAGTGTAGTGTCGGCCATGGGTAAGCGTAACGAACTTAAAATACTGGATGGTCAGGTGAGTCTTTCAGAACTCCGGAAAAAGAGTATTTCGAGTACCTACCTCCCGCAATTGGGGGCTCAGGTAAGCTATGGTTACAACGAAATACCCAACTTGTACGATGGTGATTTTACTACAACGGCCGGAGCTAGCTTGTCTATACCCATCATACATTGGCGCGAGAAAAAGCATAAAAAGGATGTGGCTCGTTTCCAAAAGCAACAAGCGCAATATCAATTAGACCAAACGCGCGAACTGATAGAGGTGGAAGTGCAACGCAGTATCATTCAGGTAACCGAAGCCTATGAGTCTATTGTATTGGCACAAAAAAGTAAAGGCGAAGCCATTGAAACGCTCGATGAGGTGAGTGCCAGTTTCGATGCCGGATTAAATACTACCACAGATGTGCTCAATGCTCAGGCCTCCTGGCTTAGTGCAAACGCCCAATTATTAGATGCCCTCGCTACTTACGAAATATCAAAGACAGCTTATTACAAGGCCATTGGTGGGTTAGAAGTATCCGGAATTCAGTAA